A section of the Malania oleifera isolate guangnan ecotype guangnan chromosome 2, ASM2987363v1, whole genome shotgun sequence genome encodes:
- the LOC131148269 gene encoding glyceraldehyde-3-phosphate dehydrogenase, cytosolic-like has protein sequence MESGELWLKESLKLLISSIIYLSATQKTVDGPSNKDWRGGRVAASNIIPSSIGAAKAVGKVLPALNGKLTGMSFHVPTIDVSVVDLTVRLEKAATYEQTKVVIKEEAEGNLKGILGYTEDDVVSTDFVGDKRSSIFDAKAGIALNPNFVKLVSWYNNECGYSNKIIDHLRQQ, from the exons ATGGAGAGTGGCGAG TTATGGCTCAAGGAGTCATTGAAGTTGCTAATATCTTCAATAATATATTTATCAGCTACACAAAAGACTGTTGATGGTCCATCAAACAAGGACTGGAGAGGTGGAAGAGTTGCTGCTTCCAACATTATTCCTAGCAGCATTGGGGCTGCCAAG GCTGTTGGAAAGGTGCTCCCTGCACTGAATGGTAAATTGACCGGAATGTCTTTCCATGTTCCCACTATCGATGTTTCGGTTGTTGACCTAACTGTTAGGTTGGAGAAGGCTGCCACTTATGAACAAACCAAAGTTGTTATCAA GGAGGAGGCTGAGGGCAATCTCAAGGGGATCTTGGGTTACACTGAAGATGATGTGGTGTCTACGGACTTTGTGGGTGATAAAAG GTCAAGCATATTTGATGCAAAGGCTGGGATTGCTCTAAATCCAAATTTTGTTAAGCTCGTCTCATGGTACAACAACGAATGCGGTTACAG CAATAAAATAATTGATCATTTACGTCAACAATGA